The Arachis hypogaea cultivar Tifrunner chromosome 16, arahy.Tifrunner.gnm2.J5K5, whole genome shotgun sequence genome contains a region encoding:
- the LOC140180169 gene encoding serine/threonine-protein phosphatase 7 long form homolog, with protein sequence MGFIRHSGLLSALVKRWKPETNSFVLLAGEVTVTLEDMLHIFILSIDGEVVAGWIDSNQDFLFNHSMAIFGSKPVMSSSSKSYIKLSWVRHIRDTQPLDTWDSVQLYVRCHILCLLGTTLFTDKSTSCAHARYLPLLQNFEQIGTYSWGSATLAHLYRSLCRALRYDCKEMDGPLDLLFVWELEQIPFLAPIPRHQLAPAKISVARRWSNRPRYNAWTSRKAASVRHDIDYMKEFMFRPYLGIIIPAELHHHLDVCDTVGPLVLFECVEWHPVDRVIR encoded by the exons atggggtttatcaggcaTTCCGGCTTGCTATCTGCTCTTGTGAAAAGGTGGAAGCCGGAGACTAATTCCTTCGTATTGCTAGCCGGTGAGGTTACAGTGACACTAGAGGACATGTTACACATATTCATCCTATCAATTGATGGAGAGGTTGTGGCCGGTTGGATCGATAGCAATCAGGACTTCTTGTTCAACCATAGTATGGCGATTTTTGGCAGCAAACCCGTCATGAGTAGTTCATCTAAAAGTTACATAAAGCTGTCATGGGTTCGCCATATCAGAGACACACAGCCTTTAGACACTTGGGATTCTGTTCAGCTATATGTTAGGTGTCACATCTTATGTCTGCTGGGAACTACCCTCTTCACAGATAAGTCGACGTCGTGTGCCCACGCGAGGTATCTACCACTACTCCAAAATTTTGAGCAGATCGGCACTTACAGTTGGGGTTCAGCAACTCTCGCACATCTTTATAGGTCACTGTGCCGTGCATTACGGTACGATTGCAAGGAGATGGACGGCCCACTTGATTTGTTGTTTGTTTGGGAGTTGGAGCAAATTCCCTTTCTTGCGCCAATTCCGAGACATCAGCTTGCACCCGCTAAGATATCGGTTGCACGCAG GTGGAGTAATCGTCCACGATACAATGCGTGGACATCGAGGAAAGCGGCGTCTGTTAGGCACGACATAGACTACATGAAAGAG TTTATGTTTCGGCCATATCTCGGCATCATCATCCCGGCTGAGTTACACCACCACCTTGATGTGTGTGACACGGTAGGGCCGTTGGTTTTGTTCGAGTGTGTTGAATGGCATCCGGTTGACCGAGTGATCCGCTAA